The genomic window tacaAAGAGATAGAGGACatgttttaaaatgcaaaatcgGTCTGTATAAACAGTAAATGGAAAATTTGTCATAAGATATTTTGACCTCGTAGTTTACCAGAAGCCAACATAAATACGTTTTTTCTTTCGTTAATGtgtggtaattttatttttctgtacaacttgaactttttgttttgttcaatAAATCAACAGCTTCTTCCAAACAGATATTTGTATCGACTTtctgaaagttaaaaaatataaattatacaaaaccttgtcttttgaaaaattgagtTTCGTTGATTTCTTTTTGAGTAGAATGATAAAGATTATTATACTATCTAATACCTCAACGTATTGCCGCTTATTTTCAAATGTCTTAGTATCAACAATTTTTGGTCTCAAGAACGGTGCTAAATGTAAAGGATTCACAtcctcaattttattaaaaccagtaaagtaacttattattaaaccaatgactattgtaaatattgtaccCATTGTCGTGTACAATACGAATGTTATTCGATACATAAAGAATAAATtcctgcaaaaatttaaaaaaaattatgattttgtctttgaaatattaaactaaGTAATGTTTACGTTTCATCGTAGTCGTCCAGTGTTGGAGGTGGGCCTAAAGGCTCTGTAATATTAAATGTACAACCATCTGTGAAAACAGGTTTCTCCGGGTAATGTATATTTGATGATGCTATCATGGATTGACCACCAATCCATCCCATAAAGAATAGTCCACTTAAACCTGCATAAAATGCTCCCTAGAATGTCATTACATGTAATTAAGCCACGTGATAAAGTGAGTCGCTAGGTGAAAGGGAGATAACGAATCCAATAACATACAACAGAAGTGACCAACTTGTGTATAGATAAAATCTACATTTTATCTTTAAACTGCCTAAAGAGCGACTTATCGTAGGCGTGATTCAAGTGGGAAAGAACGAggattttatgttaaaaatatttatgagtcTAGAAGTAAAACACAAATTCATTGCGAGCTGAGTACAGACAAATGCCTATTGACTGATAATAAATTCTGAGTCTAAGAAACATGTAGGAATATTAGAACTTACCTTGGCATTTGCACATGGAAATAGAATACCCAAAGTAAACATACCAAACAAAGGACCATATGTAATGGATTCTAACGTTACACTTAACTAGAAAAAAAAGATtactcaaaatattaaaagggattttgaaaataattttgtaatacttGTAATATTTGTCCCAATCTTCCTACTATAGTAGCTAATCCAACTGTAAAAACTCCTGTAACCAAAACCACTGATTTGACAATAATTTGTTCCTGTTTTGGCGTCAATTGCGTAAAAACAGGCTTAACGCAATCTTCCAAAATCACCGTAGCTAATGAATTTAAACCACCAGACAAAGAGCTCAAAGATGCACTAAAAACACCAGCTAAAAATAATCCAGCTGCGCCAGGGAAATCTTTTAAAGTATCAACAACTATTAATGGTAAAAGTTGATCTTTAGCAGACACAAtctgcaaataaattttaattttttatattttctaagtaaattaggtttttttgttattacattCGTTGAAACAGGATCGCAATTGAAATACGTTGCATATATAACAAGGCCTGTACAAGCACATAATCCCATGAGGAGCGttctgattataaaaaataaccatgTCACCCtaaaaagtaaatcaaaataCAGTTACAGTTCTAGATAAGGGTCCTTACAGAATACATTTGTAATAATATGAGTACATGCACGGTACATACTTTTTACCGTCTTTTAGTGTAGGCAATGACATGTATCTTTGCATCATAACTTGAGTAACCATTCCctcatttaatatatttatagctCCTCCAATCAATATCGTAGGAAATGTTAGTCGTTTCGTTAAACTTAATTCCATGctgaattaaatagaaaaagatatataaaattccATTTATATTGCAAAAAGGCCTTCATTTCAAAGTTCGTTATTTAAAAAGCGACCGCGTACCTATATGacaaatatcatacaaaatacaCATTTACTGAGCATAAAACGTCTTGCAACGGAATATCTGGCAAACATCATAAATGAGGCTggtttgttttatgtttttattatataggtGAAATTTAGAAATACTGGCTTTAAAAATACGCGTGACAGAGTTGGTTTATAGAAAGAACGGAAATAGCACctcacgctttgaattttacatgaCAATTAAAATTATCCACATTTTAATGAGAGAAAGcgtatttgtttagtttttaaaactataattcaTACAACGAATTTTGTATGCCGAACAACCGCAATGTTTGACAAATTATTGTTCGATGTTTTCCACATaacgattttcttttgtatggtcttgatatatatatatatataaataaaattaataattactctGGATATTCCAATCTACCGCTATCCATATTACGTTCGACCACTGTTCCCACTCCACCAACTTCCCATGTAGCTTTGATTAACACCAATAATATTGAACATACCATTAAAAATGCAAGAAGGAAATCGGTCCATATTATAGCACGAATTCCAccctaaaattaaatattttaaaattattttttttccttggATTACgacaaactttttaataattaccatGGAAGTGTAGAAAATGCAAACTGCGCAGATAATTGGTGTTATAGTATGTGTTTTTATTCCAGTTACTGTAAAACAGGGGCCTTTAATTATTAGGGGTTTTAGAATGAAAGAAACCTCATAGTATAGTTTGGCAGTATCAGTTTATCTTTCCTACACGTAGTTGATGTAGCACTAAGTGGCGAAAGCGATGAATACCGACACATCTGGAGTAAATTATTCCATACAGGTCAAAAAACAAGACTACAGTTTAGTAGCCCAATTAAATAATACACGTAAATGCTTCATGGGGTACCTGAGTACTTCAGATCAATGTAACttctgttattaaaaaattatttcacaaataatattGCGCGTTTGAGTTAATAACTATTATAATAGTTGCAAACTAAATGAGCGCAAATTTATCTAATGCTGATCTTTAATTAAAAGgtcctatttttttaaaagcaaataaaatattttgaaaaatttttttttattaaatgaagtaCCTGGTTTATAAAATTTGGGGTACTCAAATATCCCACTAAAGCATTAATGGGAAGCACTGAAGCATGTTTACCGTCCAGACGCTAAAGGAATTTTACGGGTTAAGTATTAgaataaatggaatttttaatttcagttgTTAAACTTACCTTGATTAAGAGCCAATGCTGCAACATGTATTACGCATGCAAGCCATAGtagctaaaaaaaaataatcaaactgtataattcaattatttaaataattattgcacggagttctttaattttaatacgtaCCATACAAATAAGGTATAAAATGGATCCAAGTCGTCGTAAACACTTATCAAACCGTAGttctaaatactaaaataaataaaagagttcatgaaaataaatttgatctaGTTGgcattctagaaaatatttaaagaattttagttGGATTTTatcgaattgccgaaggaaatgaaactattgcttttgtactgatgatggcattttgaaaaaatttcttcaaatgtttgaTCCTACCTAatatatgtcaaaaatgacAATCGTTAaaatacgtttatgtgtctgtaaactttctagcggtcgcaatttaagtccgatttgaataaaatttggattcaagaagggttttggtatttgaaagttcaagttcgttaataaaaaaatcgatgaaCAAGGGGTGGGGTGCGCGCaacgtacaaaatttttatttttttcatattttttatttattttttgtgtgtgtttattttaaGTCGCTCTGACAACCCAGCTCCTTGGCGACTGcacttaaatacaatatttgaataaacttttaggtataaaaattacaggCGAGAACATTTGGTTTTACAGATATAGGCACCTAAGTTACTGTTTACATATTATCAGATTAGTTTCATcgattttaacaatttgatcCTTTGGTGGCAATGGAGTTCTTCGTTGGGTGTAATTGGAAGGAACTGGTGCACCTTCTTAGGCTTGTGTGGTTGTTGTCATGAGTTTCTTGGTTGCAGATGATATCAGGGTTACTATTGGAGATCAGAAGTTTATGATATACATACCGCGCAATTAGTCCGTTGAGGTTCCATTGAAGAATCTTCATTGAGTAgatatttaaactatttgtaCAAGGAATAGTGAGAGGATAGGGGGATTGGTGAAGGAGGAGAAGAAGTTAGGATTGAGGTGGGATTTTCATTCATAGGGTCTGTTTCGGATTCGGATCCAGATGACTGttagatttttttcaatagGAGGAAGGTTGAACTCCTCGGTAATTCTGTTtctaaactttttgaatttggttTTGCACCCTCTATTTGGTAAATTGTTGTAGAGATTTGTCAGCATGGACCTGATCACGATTGGATCGACGCTGCATTTATCAAACACTTTCTTTAGAGAGTCTGCGTTGACACTTTTGTCGAAAAAGTTTTGGAGATGGTCGAAGTCGTATTTGTATTTTGCCGGGTTTTTCAGGATCATTTCATTGATTATAGACGGAATTATAAATGTTGTTACAGGAACGATCTCTGTCGGTTTTGACCTTTTTGCAAGTTGCTTTGTGCCGTTCTTGCGGCATTGGCCGGCTCTATTTCCATTGACATGCCAGAAGAAGATGTTAAGGAGAGGGGACGTTTCGAGTAAGGGTGTTGTGCTAACCTCGGTGGTTTGTTACCTGTAGATGGAGAAGGGGAAGGCATGTTCGATGAGTTTGCTGCGTTGCCCAAGCTTACCTGTGTCTTCTGTTGTTGTTGAAGTACTGATAGTGGGGACTAGTTTTGAAGACAGAAGGgggttacaaaattttttttgtcagttttaagtaaaaaagtactcttgtgattttttctctagacgcttagtttttgaaataatattttcggaaaaccaaaaatgcaatattcgattttaagaaaaatgtgttatttatcaataactgaggaaattcgcttagctaacgcaactGCATTACGAATTTATGATTTTGTGTACTTATTGCCGGATCTGGTGAGAGCAGCAGGAGAgtcttgaatttaaaaaaaaaaaaaccaagggcctctacaaaagaaatttttctccaaaattttcttatgaatAACTTGTTTGAATGATTATAAAGGGAGCCACCTGTACAAGACAaggcaaaacaaaatttctgaTGAAATATTCTAACGAATAtctaattaactttttaatatttgtatatttagagATGTCCCccaaaaatcgataatttaattaactaattattgTGATGGGTTTCTTAATACCACGAACCTCAAAACTGGAAGTTAATCGCAAATCCATAAAAActggtaaatatatataattaccaATGATTGCCAACCATACATcatttaatattacataaaagtATTGTATACCAAATACATAAACTTCAGCTGGTAATCCCAAAAATGATATTCCAGAAACCATGCTAAAAGAAAAGTGTTGTGAATATACttgattaatttaaagtaatgaaaaattatggttCAGGAACTGACTACGTTTTTGAAAGTGAATTTTTAGACGGCTGAATTCTGgatatttattttctcattAGAAATCTGTAAGGATGAAGTACATACGTCTTGCACCGATGCGCGGTAAAAAAAGCTATTGAACTTCTgtctggaaaataaaaattacattctttgattataaaactaactcatattaaaattatactacAATGACTTGAAAAAGCAGAAAACGCCCAGGTCTCAGATGCCAGATGTACTTCATCTCTATCTAACTTTATCGTGAAGATGCCAGCTCTTATATTATTAatctaagtaaaaaaatttaatattacttcTGTTTATTTAAACATTCTGTGTATACCGAGCACCAATAGTATGAACAAATAAGTCTTTctaaattatacatatacaaaatatacaccAATACAACAaatatagtcgcagaaacgaagcaatgaagttcgaaaaaaaaGTCGGATTGCGGTTTTCGACATTCGATTTGTTAGGGCGTCAGGAAAATTTGTGACTTGAGTtgatttatatcaaattaaaaatatgaaatttgcataaataatatgcatgctgtaattgcattttaaattaaccgtaaatatactaaattcacaattcggttaatagtgatgaataTGATTCCAAACTTTGTACGCGGAGATTTTTGGGgttgctgaacacgaatatcatgCCAGAATTCGTTCCGAGGTACCTCATTTCCAGGGTAGACGGTATCCTCGTCGTCTcttggagttttcgggaaatttgttttataatcagTTCATACTCGTTACCCGAGTGTTTTTGAGGCCGCTGAACACAAATATCGCAACAGAATCGGGTATCTGGTATCTGGTACTCGacaaccgcattcaaatccgacttaatgttcaaatttttcgaactttgatagTTTCAAGTAGATTTTCATGGAAGATTTTCAAGGAAACTCATTAGATAAATTACGATtagaagtaattttaaaaatttttaattaaaagtaactaactataatcttaaaaatgtattataaggaatgttaaaaaataatcacaaaattaatttactgcGTACCACCAgatatgtttattgttttaattattacccACAATAACCATGTGACATATTATGTTTCGTACCATTATGGACATTATCAGTGTTTTGGATTGA from Chrysoperla carnea chromosome 2, inChrCarn1.1, whole genome shotgun sequence includes these protein-coding regions:
- the LOC123292872 gene encoding sodium-coupled monocarboxylate transporter 1-like, whose translation is MLLICLVIGIYFGFIKVSKNVKDYLIGSKDMTVWPVTISLVVSMVSGISFLGLPAEVYVFGIQYFYVILNDVWLAIIGNYIYLPVFMDLRLTSSFEYLELRFDKCLRRLGSILYLICMLLWLACVIHVAALALNQVTGIKTHTITPIICAVCIFYTSMGGIRAIIWTDFLLAFLMVCSILLVLIKATWEVGGVGTVVERNMDSGRLEYPDMELSLTKRLTFPTILIGGAINILNEGMVTQVMMQRYMSLPTLKDGKKVTWLFFIIRTLLMGLCACTGLVIYATYFNCDPVSTNIVSAKDQLLPLIVVDTLKDFPGAAGLFLAGVFSASLSSLSGGLNSLATVILEDCVKPVFTQLTPKQEQIIVKSVVLVTGVFTVGLATIVGRLGQILQLSVTLESITYGPLFGMFTLGILFPCANAKGAFYAGLSGLFFMGWIGGQSMIASSNIHYPEKPVFTDGCTFNITEPLGPPPTLDDYDETNLFFMYRITFVLYTTMGTIFTIVIGLIISYFTGFNKIEDVNPLHLAPFLRPKIVDTKTFENKRQYVEKVDTNICLEEAVDLLNKTKSSSCTEK